In the genome of Syngnathoides biaculeatus mitochondrion, complete genome, the window ACTAGGTTTTCAAGACGCTGCATCACCTGTTATAGAAGAACTCCTTCACTTTCATGACCATGCCTTAATAATCGTGTTCCTTATTAGCACATTAGTCCTATATATTATTGTTGCTATAGTGACTACCAAATTAACCAATAAATTTCTATTAGACTCCCAAGAAATTGAAATCATTTGGACTGTCCTCCCCGCAATTATCCTAACCCTTATTGCCCTTCCATCCTTACGAATCCTTTATTTAATAGACGAAGTTAATGACCCCCACCTTACAATTAAAGCAGTTGGTCACCAATGGTATTGAAGCTATGAGTATACCGACTATGAAGACCTAGCTTTCGATTCATATATAATCCCTACCCAAGACCTCGCCCCAGGGCAATTCCGCCTTCTTGAAGCTGATCACCGAATAGTAATCCCTGTGGAATCCCCAATCCGAGTATTAGTATCCGCAGAAGATGTCCTCCACTCATGGGCCGTCCCATCACTAGGTGTTAAGATAGATGCAGTTCCAGGCCGACTAAACCAAACAGCCTTTATCACATCACGCCCCGGGGTGTTTTATGGCCAATGCTCAGAGATCTGCGGGGCCAACCACAGCTTTATACCAATTGTAGTAGAAGCTGTACCACTTGAACACTTCGAAAACTGATCCTCATTACTACTTGAAGACGCCTCGTTAAGAAGCTAAACAGGACCAGCATTAGCCTTTTAAGCTAAAGATTGGTGGCCACCAACCACCCCTAACGACATGCCCCAGCTAAACCCACACCCCTGATTCCTCATTCTTATCTTTTCATGATTTATTATACTAGCTATTATCCCACCTAAAATCTTATCCCATAAATTCCCTAACAACCCCGACTCACAAGTTGTTAAAACACCTAAAACCCTACCCTGAAACTGAAAATGGCACTAAATTTTTTCGACCAGTTTATAAGCCCCACACTCCTAGGATTACCCCTGATAGCGCTAGCCCTTATATTTCCTTGAGTTCTTCTACCTACCCTTTCATCCCGCTGACTTAATAATCGATTACTTACACTCCAAAGCTGATTTATTAACCGATTCACATCCCAATTACTCCTACCTATTAATTTAGGCGGTCACAAATGAGCCCTTATATTCACATCCCTTATAATTTTTATTCTCACTCTCAACATAATAGGCCTCCTCCCCTACACATTTACACCTACTACTCAACTCTCTCTTAATATAGGACTGGCAGTACCCTTATGATTAGCAACCGTTATTATTGGTATACGTAATCAACCGACACATTCCTTAGGCCATCTTCTTCCAGAAGGAACCCCCACACCCTTAATTCCAGTTCTCATTATTATTGAAACTATTAGCCTATTTATTCGACCTCTAGCCCTTGGCGTCCGCCTGACTGCTAATTTAACAGCAGGCCACCTACTGATTCAACTTATCGCCACAGCAGCCTTTATTCTTCTACCTTTAATACCTACAGTTGCTTTAATAACAACCACTTTATTATTCCTACTAACACTCCTAGAAATTGCTGTGGCTATAATTCAAGCGTACGTGTTTGTCCTATTACTAAGTCTTTACTTACAAGAAAATGTCTAATGGCCCACCAAGCACACGCATACCATATAGTAGACCCCAGCCCATGACCCCTTACAGGTGCTATTGCTGCCCTGTTAATAACATCCGGCTTAGCCATCTGATTTCACTTCAACTCCATTATTTTAATAACGCTAGGTCTTGCCTTATTAGTTCTAACCATAATTCAATGATGACGGGACATCATCCGCGAAGGCACATTCCAAGGACATCATACACCGCCAGTCCAAAAAGGCCTCCGCTATGGTATAATCCTTTTTATTACATCAGAAGTGTTCTTCTTTCTTGGCTTTTTCTGAGCATTCTACCACTCCAGCCTAGCCCCTACACCCGAATTAGGGGCCTGCTGACCCCCTGCGGGAGTCCGTACTCTTAACCCCTTCGAAGTACCCCTTCTTAACACAGCCGTATTACTAGCCTCCGGAGTGACAGTCACCTGAGCACATCATAGCATTATAGAAGGCAAACGAAAACAAGCCATCCACTCACTAACCCTAACTATCCTCTTAGGTTTCTACTTTACATTTCTTCAAGCCATAGAGTATTACGAAGCCCCTTTCACAATCGCCGACGGCGTATATGGCTCTACCTTTTTCGTAGCTACAGGATTTCATGGACTCCACGTCATTATTGGCTCAACATTCCTAACAGTCTGCCTAATACGACAAATCCAGTATCATTTTACATCAGAACACCATTTCGGCTTCGAAGCCGCCGCTTGATATTGACATTTTGTTGACGTAGTTTGATTATTCCTTTACATCTCACTTTACTGATGAGGATCTTATCTTTTTAGTACAAATAGAATTAGTGACTTCCAATCACTTGATCTTAGTTAAAACCTGAGAAAAGATAATGAATTTATTAACATGTGTTCTTATGATTACCATAACCTTGTCACTCATCCTAGCTATTGTCTCATTTTGACTGCCTCAAATAAGCCCAGACCCAGAAAAACTTTCACCTTATGAATGCGGATTTGACCCCCTAGGATCAGCCCGATTACCATTCTCATTACGATTCTTCCTTATCGCCATTCTATTCCTTCTTTTTGATTTAGAAATCGCCCTTCTCTTACCAATTCCTTGAGGAATTCAATTAGAATCCCCTCTAACCACTTTTTCTTGAGCCTCCGCCGTCCTTATCCTTCTCACTTTGGGCCTAATCTATGAATGACTCCAAGGGGGTTTAGAGTGAGCAGAGTAGGCGGTTAGTTTAATTAAAACATTTGATTTCGGCTCAAAAACATGCGGTTTAACTCCACAACCACCTAATGACCCCTGTACATTTTACCTTTTCAACTACTTTTACTCTTGGATTAATAGGCCTAGCATTACACCGCACCCATCTATTATCCGCTTTATTATGTCTAGAAGGCATAATATTATCCCTATATGTGGCC includes:
- the COX2 gene encoding cytochrome c oxidase subunit II (TAA stop codon is completed by the addition of 3' A residues to the mRNA) encodes the protein MAHPAQLGFQDAASPVMEELLHFHDHALMIVFLISTLVLYIIVAMVTTKLTNKFLLDSQEIEIIWTVLPAIILTLIALPSLRILYLMDEVNDPHLTIKAVGHQWYWSYEYTDYEDLAFDSYMIPTQDLAPGQFRLLEADHRMVIPVESPIRVLVSAEDVLHSWAVPSLGVKMDAVPGRLNQTAFITSRPGVFYGQCSEICGANHSFMPIVVEAVPLEHFENWSSLLLEDA
- the ATP8 gene encoding ATP synthase F0 subunit 8, producing the protein MPQLNPHPWFLILIFSWFIMLAIIPPKILSHKFPNNPDSQVVKTPKTLPWNWKWH
- the ATP6 gene encoding ATP synthase F0 subunit 6; this encodes MALNFFDQFMSPTLLGLPLMALALMFPWVLLPTLSSRWLNNRLLTLQSWFINRFTSQLLLPINLGGHKWALMFTSLMIFILTLNMMGLLPYTFTPTTQLSLNMGLAVPLWLATVIIGMRNQPTHSLGHLLPEGTPTPLIPVLIIIETISLFIRPLALGVRLTANLTAGHLLIQLIATAAFILLPLMPTVALMTTTLLFLLTLLEIAVAMIQAYVFVLLLSLYLQENV
- the COX3 gene encoding cytochrome c oxidase subunit III (TAA stop codon is completed by the addition of 3' A residues to the mRNA), which translates into the protein MAHQAHAYHMVDPSPWPLTGAIAALLMTSGLAIWFHFNSIILMTLGLALLVLTMIQWWRDIIREGTFQGHHTPPVQKGLRYGMILFITSEVFFFLGFFWAFYHSSLAPTPELGACWPPAGVRTLNPFEVPLLNTAVLLASGVTVTWAHHSIMEGKRKQAIHSLTLTILLGFYFTFLQAMEYYEAPFTIADGVYGSTFFVATGFHGLHVIIGSTFLTVCLMRQIQYHFTSEHHFGFEAAAWYWHFVDVVWLFLYISLYWWGS
- the ND3 gene encoding NADH dehydrogenase subunit 3 (TAA stop codon is completed by the addition of 3' A residues to the mRNA), producing the protein MNLLTCVLMITMTLSLILAIVSFWLPQMSPDPEKLSPYECGFDPLGSARLPFSLRFFLIAILFLLFDLEIALLLPIPWGIQLESPLTTFSWASAVLILLTLGLIYEWLQGGLEWAE